In the Solanum pennellii chromosome 5, SPENNV200 genome, one interval contains:
- the LOC107020820 gene encoding uncharacterized protein LOC107020820 isoform X2 — protein MENYRTGVDDGNDMDLIDFDLLVNNLEDLISGHDTFIPVFDFQGRRRVGTKAIKSSSSGVVVVDGAYALHAKLRSLLDIRVAVVGGVHFSLLSKVQYDIGESCPLDSLIDSIFPLFRKHIEPDLHHAQIRINNSFVSSFREPIYKLKCKSEQIEGEHASHVFHEKEAQVDNFIEMYLRPPSASEEARINDWIKVRQSGIRYYLSLGDQRIVDKNFIIRPKAEFEVGRMTLGGLLTLGYNVVVSYKRASTSVVEGNFSLSLETIDTLGETYLVLRGINRKMVGAEASRMGVNGPWITKSYLEMVLERKGVPRLNTPPLSNAPNAVLASNQERLFTAPKPLRVSSNSVNRLEDLSQPWTRSPTKSKMEPVLATWQFVSPDPALAHGFVIDPTSSRDAMQLAPMPDSYDLDRGLLLSVQAIQALLENKGLPVIVGIGGPSGSGKTSLARKMANIVGCEVVSLESYYKSEHVKDLKYDDFSSLDLGLLSKNISDIRNCRRTKVPVFDLETGARSGFKELEVSEECGVVIFEGVYALHPDIRKSLDLWIAVVGGVHSHLLSRVQRDKSRVGCFMSQNEIMTTVFPMFQQYIEPHLVHAHLKIRNDFDPVLSPESSLFVLKSNKQVAYQDILRILDPTKICSSVQNFIDIYLRLPGIPANGQLTESDSIRVRICEGRFALLIREPIREGNYIIQPKVDFDISISTVAGLLNLGYQAVAYIEASAYIYQDGKILIEVDHLQDVPSPYIQIKGINKEVVAAAGSTLKLDGSYTTKSYLQLVLERLPALRGSSSGIHSQQAARLQELVEYIQSQGSSSSSESSPSREISPLDGVIEDMQSRIKRLERWQMINTVLWTFFMSAFVGYSLYQRKRQ, from the exons ATGGAGAATTATCGTACTGGAGTGGATGATGGGAATGATATGGATTTAATTGACTTTGATCTTCTTGTCAACAAtcttgag GACTTGATAAGTGGCCATGATACATTTATCCCAGTGTTTGATTTCCAAGGGAGAAGACGCGTTGGTACCAAAGCAATAAAAAGCAGCTCATCAGGAGTG GTAGTAGTTGATGGTGCTTATGCTTTGCACGCTAAACTACGGTCTTTGCTAGATATACGAGTTGCCGTG GTTGGCGGTGTTCACTTCAGTCTTCTTTCTAAAGTTCAGTACGATATAGGAGAATCTTGCCCGCTGGATTCCCTAATCGACAGTATTTTCCCTCTGTTCAGGAAGCATATTGAACCAGACCTTCATCATGCTCAG ATTAGAATTAACAACAGTTTTGTGTCATCATTTAGAGAGCCAATCTACAAGCTCAAATGCAAAAGTGAG CAAATCGAAGGTGAACATGCATCTCATGTATTTCATGAAAAGGAAGCACAAGTCGATAA TTTTATTGAGATGTACCTAAGACCTCCATCTGCCAGTGAAGAAGCACGCATTAATGATTGGATTAAGGTACGACAGTCAGGTATCAGATACTATCTATCTCTGGGCGATCAACGGATAGTTGACAAAAATTTCATCATTCGTCCCAAAGCCGAATTTGAG GTTGGACGGATGACTCTGGGTGGATTACTGACTTTGGGATACAATGTAGTAGTAAGTTACAAAAGGGCATCAACATCAGTTGTTGAGGGCAACTTCTCACTTTCACTGGAAACCATCGATACTCTTGGCGAGACATATCTAGTTTTGAGGGGAATAAATAGAAAA ATGGTTGGAGCTGAAGCATCAAGGATGGGTGTTAATGGACCTTGGATTACTAAATCATATCTAGAGATGGTTCTGGAGAGGAAAG GGGTACCACGTCTGAATACACCACCATTGTCTAATGCACCTAATGCTGTTTTAGCCAGCAACCAAGAGAGGCTGTTCACAGCTCCAAAGCCACTTCGTGTTAGTTCAAACTCAGTTAACCGGCTAGAAGATTTATCCCAGCCTTGGACGCGTTCCCCCACGAAGTCCAAAATGGAACCTGTGTTAGCAACATGGCAATTTGTCTCGCCGGATCCAGCACTTGCTCATGGCTTTGTTATTG ATCCTACTTCTTCCAGGGATGCCATGCAACTTGCTCCCATGCCTGATTCATATGATTTAGACAGAGGATTACTTCTTTCTGTCCAAGCAATCCAG GCTTTGCTGGAAAACAAGGGTCTTCCAGTTATAGTAGGAATTG GAGGTCCGAGTGGATCTGGGAAAACAAGTTTGGCTCGTAAGATGGCAAATATTGTTGGTTGTGAAGTTGTTTCCCTTGAAAGCTATTACAAGTCTGAACATGTAAAGGACTTGAAGTATGATGATTTTAGCTCGCTTGATCTCGGTTTGCTTTCAAAG AATATCAGTGACATCAGAAATTGCCGAAGAACGAAAGTACCTGTCTTTGACCTTGAAACAGGCGCTCGTAGTGGTTTCAAGGAGCTTGAAGTTTCTGAAGAATGTGGAGTG GTCATCTTTGAAGGTGTTTATGCTTTGCACCCCGACATCAGAAAATCACTGGATTTGTGGATTGCTGTT GTTGGAGGTGTGCATTCACATCTTCTTTCTCGAGTTCAAAGAGACAAGAGTAGAGTTGGCTGCTTTATGTCCCAAAATGAAATTATGACAACAGTTTTTCCAATGTTCCAGCAGTACATTGAGCCACATCTTGTTCATGCACAT CTAAAAATCAGGAATGATTTTGATCCTGTGCTCTCCCCTGAGAGTTCATTGTTTGTGCTGAAAAGCAATAAACAG GTGGCATATCAAGacattttgagaattcttgatCCTACCAAGATATGTAGTTCCGTCCagaattttattgatatatacTTGAGGCTTCCTGGAATACCTGCCAATGGCCAGTTAACAGAGAGTGATTCCATTAGAGTCAGAATATGTGAAGGAAGGTTCGCATTGCTAATACGTGAG CCTATAAGAgaaggaaattatattattcagCCGAAAGTGGACTTCGATATCAGCATTAGTACTGTTGCAGGACTCCTTAATCTTGG GTATCAAGCAGTCGCGTATATTGAAGCTTCAGCTTATATCTACCAAGATGGAAAG ATTCTTATAGAGGTTGATCATCTACAAGATGTTCCTAGTCCTTACATACAGATTAAAGGGATCAATAAAGAGGTTGTGGCAGCCGCTGGCTCAACACTCAAACTAGATGGTTCATATACCACAAAG AGTTATCTTCAATTAGTTCTAGAAAGGTTGCCTGCACTAAGGGGAAGTTCAAGTGGTATCCATTCTCAGCAGGCAGCAAGGCTGCAAGAACTTGTGGAATATATACAATCTCAG GGAAGCAGTTCATCTTCAGAGTCCTCTCCCAGTCGAGAGATTTCACCATTGGATGGTGTAATAGAAGACATGCAGTCAAGAATTAAAAGGCTTGAACGATGGCAAATGATTAATACG GTTCTATGGACGTTTTTTATGTCTGCGTTTGTTGGTTATTCACTCTACCAGAGGAAGAGGCAATAG
- the LOC107020809 gene encoding probable sulfate transporter 3.3 encodes MEENRVIDITRSSFEVHKVVSPPHRSTLLKLKNRLKETFFPDDPLRQFKGQTIKKKLILGAQYFFPILEWCPNYRFHMFKSDIISGLTIASLAIPQGISYAKLANLPPIIGLYSSFVPPLVYAVLGSSRDLAVGPVSIASLVLGSMLSEVVSPTKDPLLFLQLAFSSTFFAGLFQASLGFLRLGFIIDFLSKATLIGFMAGAAIIVSLQQLKGLLGIINFTKQMAIIPVLSSVFHTINEWSWQTILMGFCFLVFLLLTRHIGMRKPKLFWVSAGAPLLSVTISTLIVIAIKGQNHGISIIGKLQEGLNPPSWNMLHFSGSYLGLVIKTGIVTGILSLTEGIAVGRTFAALKNYQVDGNKEMIAIGLMNIVGSSTSCYVTTGSFSRSAVNHNAGSKTAVSNIVMAVTVMVTLLFLMPLFQYTPNVVLGAIIVTAVIGLIDIPAAFQIWKIDKFDFLVLLCAFFGVIFVSVQDGLAIAIGISILKVLMQITRPKTVMLGNIPGTGIYRDVDHYKEALGVAGFLILSVEAPINFANVTYLKERISRWIQDYEEEGAKKQPGLRVVVLDLSPVSAIDTSGISLFKDLSMALEKKGLEFVLVNPIGEVMEKLQRADETKDLMRPDVLFLTVEEAVASLSSTVKYQIPEHV; translated from the exons atggaagaaaatagaGTTATAGATATAACAAGAAGTAGTTTTGAGGTGCATAAAGTTGTATCACCACCACATAGAAGTACTTTGTTGAAACTTAAAAATAGGCTTAAAGAAACTTTTTTTCCTGATGATCCTTTAAGACAATTTAAAGGAcaaaccattaaaaaaaaactaattcttGGTGCTCAGTATTTTTTTCCTATACTTGAATGGTGTCCTAATTATAGATTTCACATGTTTAAATCTGATATCATATCTGGACTCACCATTGCTAGTCTTGCAATTCCTCAG GGGATTAGCTATGCTAAATTGGCTAATTTACCTCCAATTATTGGTCTTT ATTCGAGTTTTGTGCCTCCTCTTGTTTATGCTGTGCTTGGAAGTTCAAGGGATTTAGCTGTTGGACCAGTTTCAATTGCATCACTTGTATTAGGATCTATGTTGAGTGAAGTTGTGTCTCCAACTAAAGATCCACTCTTGTTCCTTCAACTTGCTTTTTCATCCACTTTTTTTGCTGGATTATTTCAAGCTTCTTTAGGTTTCTTAAg GCTtggttttattattgattttctATCAAAAGCAACATTGATTGGATTTATGGCTGGAGCTGCTATTATAGTGTCATTACAACAACTCAAGGGTCTTCTTGGAATCATTAATTTTACCAAACAAATGGCAATAATCCCTGTTTTAAGTTCTGTTTTCCACACAATTAATGAG TGGTCATGGCAAACTATATTAATGGGATTTTGCTTCTTGGTGTTCCTCTTATTGACCAGACACATC GGTATGAGAAAGCCGAAGTTATTTTGGGTGTCAGCAGGTGCCCCTCTTTTATCTGTCACTATATCTACCCTTATTGTCATTGCAATCAAAGGTCAAAATCATGGCATTAGCATT aTTGGAAAATTACAAGAAGGATTGAATCCTCCATCATGGAACATGTTACATTTTAGTGGAAGCTACTTGGGACTTGTAATCAAAACTGGAATTGTCACTGGCATCCTTTCACTTACT gaaGGAATAGCTGTGGGGAGGACTTTTGCTGCTTTAAAGAACTATCAAGTGGATGGAAACAAAGAGATGATTGCTATAGGGCTTATGAACATTGTTGGTTCTTCTACTTCTTGTTATGTCACAACCG GTTCATTCTCGCGGTCAGCTGTGAATCACAATGCAGGAAGTAAAACAGCAGTGTCTAACATAGTAATGGCAGTGACAGTTATGGTTACACTACTTTTCCTCATGCCTCTATTCCAATACACTCCTAATGTTGTACTCGGGGCCATCATCGTTACTGCTGTTATTGGACTTATCGACATCCCTGCTGCttttcaaatctggaaaatcGATAAATTTGATTTCCTAGTGTTGTTATGTGCTTTCTTCGGTGTCATATTCGTTTCTGTTCAAGATGGTCTTGCTATTGCA ATTGGCATATCAATATTAAAGGTGTTAATGCAAATTACAAGGCCAAAAACAGTTATGTTAGGGAATATACCTGGTACTGGTATTTATAGAGATGTTGATCATTATAAAGAAGCTTTGGGTGTTGCTGGTTTTCTCATTTTAAGTGTTGAAGCTCCAATCAACTTTGCTAATGTTACTTATCTTAAAGAAAG GATTTCGAGATGGATACAAGACTACGAGGAGGAAGGAGCCAAGAAACAACCGGGGCTTAGAGTTGTAGTCCTCGATTTGTCTC CTGTGAGTGCTATTGATACAAGTGGAATCTCATTGTTCAAGGATTTAAGTATGGCATTGGAAAAGAAAGGACTTGAG TTTGTGTTGGTGAATCCAATAGGTGAAGTAATGGAAAAACTACAAAGGGCTGATGAAACCAAAGATTTGATGAGACCAGATGTTCTTTTCTTAACAGTTGAAGAAGCAGTAGCTTCACTTTCTTCAACTGTTAAGTATCAAATACCAGAACatgtttga
- the LOC107020820 gene encoding uncharacterized protein LOC107020820 isoform X1, with protein sequence MDDDVVQRVLQEGGRDYYQQQPSTSSSSPSILQSLPLHVSFDHGYYLLVKSIQELRSKKDGLVTVGIGGPSGSGKTSLAEKVASVLGCIVVSMENYRTGVDDGNDMDLIDFDLLVNNLEDLISGHDTFIPVFDFQGRRRVGTKAIKSSSSGVVVVDGAYALHAKLRSLLDIRVAVVGGVHFSLLSKVQYDIGESCPLDSLIDSIFPLFRKHIEPDLHHAQIRINNSFVSSFREPIYKLKCKSEQIEGEHASHVFHEKEAQVDNFIEMYLRPPSASEEARINDWIKVRQSGIRYYLSLGDQRIVDKNFIIRPKAEFEVGRMTLGGLLTLGYNVVVSYKRASTSVVEGNFSLSLETIDTLGETYLVLRGINRKMVGAEASRMGVNGPWITKSYLEMVLERKGVPRLNTPPLSNAPNAVLASNQERLFTAPKPLRVSSNSVNRLEDLSQPWTRSPTKSKMEPVLATWQFVSPDPALAHGFVIDPTSSRDAMQLAPMPDSYDLDRGLLLSVQAIQALLENKGLPVIVGIGGPSGSGKTSLARKMANIVGCEVVSLESYYKSEHVKDLKYDDFSSLDLGLLSKNISDIRNCRRTKVPVFDLETGARSGFKELEVSEECGVVIFEGVYALHPDIRKSLDLWIAVVGGVHSHLLSRVQRDKSRVGCFMSQNEIMTTVFPMFQQYIEPHLVHAHLKIRNDFDPVLSPESSLFVLKSNKQVAYQDILRILDPTKICSSVQNFIDIYLRLPGIPANGQLTESDSIRVRICEGRFALLIREPIREGNYIIQPKVDFDISISTVAGLLNLGYQAVAYIEASAYIYQDGKILIEVDHLQDVPSPYIQIKGINKEVVAAAGSTLKLDGSYTTKSYLQLVLERLPALRGSSSGIHSQQAARLQELVEYIQSQGSSSSSESSPSREISPLDGVIEDMQSRIKRLERWQMINTVLWTFFMSAFVGYSLYQRKRQ encoded by the exons GAGAAAGTAGCATCTGTGCTTGGTTGTATTGTTGTGTCAATGGAGAATTATCGTACTGGAGTGGATGATGGGAATGATATGGATTTAATTGACTTTGATCTTCTTGTCAACAAtcttgag GACTTGATAAGTGGCCATGATACATTTATCCCAGTGTTTGATTTCCAAGGGAGAAGACGCGTTGGTACCAAAGCAATAAAAAGCAGCTCATCAGGAGTG GTAGTAGTTGATGGTGCTTATGCTTTGCACGCTAAACTACGGTCTTTGCTAGATATACGAGTTGCCGTG GTTGGCGGTGTTCACTTCAGTCTTCTTTCTAAAGTTCAGTACGATATAGGAGAATCTTGCCCGCTGGATTCCCTAATCGACAGTATTTTCCCTCTGTTCAGGAAGCATATTGAACCAGACCTTCATCATGCTCAG ATTAGAATTAACAACAGTTTTGTGTCATCATTTAGAGAGCCAATCTACAAGCTCAAATGCAAAAGTGAG CAAATCGAAGGTGAACATGCATCTCATGTATTTCATGAAAAGGAAGCACAAGTCGATAA TTTTATTGAGATGTACCTAAGACCTCCATCTGCCAGTGAAGAAGCACGCATTAATGATTGGATTAAGGTACGACAGTCAGGTATCAGATACTATCTATCTCTGGGCGATCAACGGATAGTTGACAAAAATTTCATCATTCGTCCCAAAGCCGAATTTGAG GTTGGACGGATGACTCTGGGTGGATTACTGACTTTGGGATACAATGTAGTAGTAAGTTACAAAAGGGCATCAACATCAGTTGTTGAGGGCAACTTCTCACTTTCACTGGAAACCATCGATACTCTTGGCGAGACATATCTAGTTTTGAGGGGAATAAATAGAAAA ATGGTTGGAGCTGAAGCATCAAGGATGGGTGTTAATGGACCTTGGATTACTAAATCATATCTAGAGATGGTTCTGGAGAGGAAAG GGGTACCACGTCTGAATACACCACCATTGTCTAATGCACCTAATGCTGTTTTAGCCAGCAACCAAGAGAGGCTGTTCACAGCTCCAAAGCCACTTCGTGTTAGTTCAAACTCAGTTAACCGGCTAGAAGATTTATCCCAGCCTTGGACGCGTTCCCCCACGAAGTCCAAAATGGAACCTGTGTTAGCAACATGGCAATTTGTCTCGCCGGATCCAGCACTTGCTCATGGCTTTGTTATTG ATCCTACTTCTTCCAGGGATGCCATGCAACTTGCTCCCATGCCTGATTCATATGATTTAGACAGAGGATTACTTCTTTCTGTCCAAGCAATCCAG GCTTTGCTGGAAAACAAGGGTCTTCCAGTTATAGTAGGAATTG GAGGTCCGAGTGGATCTGGGAAAACAAGTTTGGCTCGTAAGATGGCAAATATTGTTGGTTGTGAAGTTGTTTCCCTTGAAAGCTATTACAAGTCTGAACATGTAAAGGACTTGAAGTATGATGATTTTAGCTCGCTTGATCTCGGTTTGCTTTCAAAG AATATCAGTGACATCAGAAATTGCCGAAGAACGAAAGTACCTGTCTTTGACCTTGAAACAGGCGCTCGTAGTGGTTTCAAGGAGCTTGAAGTTTCTGAAGAATGTGGAGTG GTCATCTTTGAAGGTGTTTATGCTTTGCACCCCGACATCAGAAAATCACTGGATTTGTGGATTGCTGTT GTTGGAGGTGTGCATTCACATCTTCTTTCTCGAGTTCAAAGAGACAAGAGTAGAGTTGGCTGCTTTATGTCCCAAAATGAAATTATGACAACAGTTTTTCCAATGTTCCAGCAGTACATTGAGCCACATCTTGTTCATGCACAT CTAAAAATCAGGAATGATTTTGATCCTGTGCTCTCCCCTGAGAGTTCATTGTTTGTGCTGAAAAGCAATAAACAG GTGGCATATCAAGacattttgagaattcttgatCCTACCAAGATATGTAGTTCCGTCCagaattttattgatatatacTTGAGGCTTCCTGGAATACCTGCCAATGGCCAGTTAACAGAGAGTGATTCCATTAGAGTCAGAATATGTGAAGGAAGGTTCGCATTGCTAATACGTGAG CCTATAAGAgaaggaaattatattattcagCCGAAAGTGGACTTCGATATCAGCATTAGTACTGTTGCAGGACTCCTTAATCTTGG GTATCAAGCAGTCGCGTATATTGAAGCTTCAGCTTATATCTACCAAGATGGAAAG ATTCTTATAGAGGTTGATCATCTACAAGATGTTCCTAGTCCTTACATACAGATTAAAGGGATCAATAAAGAGGTTGTGGCAGCCGCTGGCTCAACACTCAAACTAGATGGTTCATATACCACAAAG AGTTATCTTCAATTAGTTCTAGAAAGGTTGCCTGCACTAAGGGGAAGTTCAAGTGGTATCCATTCTCAGCAGGCAGCAAGGCTGCAAGAACTTGTGGAATATATACAATCTCAG GGAAGCAGTTCATCTTCAGAGTCCTCTCCCAGTCGAGAGATTTCACCATTGGATGGTGTAATAGAAGACATGCAGTCAAGAATTAAAAGGCTTGAACGATGGCAAATGATTAATACG GTTCTATGGACGTTTTTTATGTCTGCGTTTGTTGGTTATTCACTCTACCAGAGGAAGAGGCAATAG
- the LOC107020820 gene encoding uncharacterized protein LOC107020820 isoform X3 yields MDDDVVQRVLQEGGRDYYQQQPSTSSSSPSILQSLPLHVSFDHGYYLLVKSIQELRSKKDGLVTVGIGGPSGSGKTSLAEKVASVLGCIVVSMENYRTGVDDGNDMDLIDFDLLVNNLEDLISGHDTFIPVFDFQGRRRVGTKAIKSSSSGVVVVDGAYALHAKLRSLLDIRVAVVGGVHFSLLSKVQYDIGESCPLDSLIDSIFPLFRKHIEPDLHHAQIRINNSFVSSFREPIYKLKCKSEQIEGEHASHVFHEKEAQVDNFIEMYLRPPSASEEARINDWIKVRQSGIRYYLSLGDQRIVDKNFIIRPKAEFEVGRMTLGGLLTLGYNVVVSYKRASTSVVEGNFSLSLETIDTLGETYLVLRGINRKMVGAEASRMGVNGPWITKSYLEMVLERKGVPRLNTPPLSNAPNAVLASNQERLFTAPKPLRVSSNSVNRLEDLSQPWTRSPTKSKMEPVLATWQFVSPDPALAHGFVIDPTSSRDAMQLAPMPDSYDLDRGLLLSVQAIQALLENKGLPVIVGIGGPSGSGKTSLARKMANIVGCEVVSLESYYKSEHVKDLKYDDFSSLDLGLLSKNISDIRNCRRTKVPVFDLETGARSGFKELEVSEECGVVIFEGVYALHPDIRKSLDLWIAVVGGVHSHLLSRVQRDKSRVGCFMSQNEIMTTVFPMFQQYIEPHLVHAHLKIRNDFDPVLSPESSLFVLKSNKQVAYQDILRILDPTKICSSVQNFIDIYLRLPGIPANGQLTESDSIRVRICEGRFALLIREPIREGNYIIQPKVDFDISISTVAGLLNLGYQAVAYIEASAYIYQDGKILIEVDHLQDVPSPYIQIKGINKEVVAAAGSTLKLDGSYTTKF; encoded by the exons GAGAAAGTAGCATCTGTGCTTGGTTGTATTGTTGTGTCAATGGAGAATTATCGTACTGGAGTGGATGATGGGAATGATATGGATTTAATTGACTTTGATCTTCTTGTCAACAAtcttgag GACTTGATAAGTGGCCATGATACATTTATCCCAGTGTTTGATTTCCAAGGGAGAAGACGCGTTGGTACCAAAGCAATAAAAAGCAGCTCATCAGGAGTG GTAGTAGTTGATGGTGCTTATGCTTTGCACGCTAAACTACGGTCTTTGCTAGATATACGAGTTGCCGTG GTTGGCGGTGTTCACTTCAGTCTTCTTTCTAAAGTTCAGTACGATATAGGAGAATCTTGCCCGCTGGATTCCCTAATCGACAGTATTTTCCCTCTGTTCAGGAAGCATATTGAACCAGACCTTCATCATGCTCAG ATTAGAATTAACAACAGTTTTGTGTCATCATTTAGAGAGCCAATCTACAAGCTCAAATGCAAAAGTGAG CAAATCGAAGGTGAACATGCATCTCATGTATTTCATGAAAAGGAAGCACAAGTCGATAA TTTTATTGAGATGTACCTAAGACCTCCATCTGCCAGTGAAGAAGCACGCATTAATGATTGGATTAAGGTACGACAGTCAGGTATCAGATACTATCTATCTCTGGGCGATCAACGGATAGTTGACAAAAATTTCATCATTCGTCCCAAAGCCGAATTTGAG GTTGGACGGATGACTCTGGGTGGATTACTGACTTTGGGATACAATGTAGTAGTAAGTTACAAAAGGGCATCAACATCAGTTGTTGAGGGCAACTTCTCACTTTCACTGGAAACCATCGATACTCTTGGCGAGACATATCTAGTTTTGAGGGGAATAAATAGAAAA ATGGTTGGAGCTGAAGCATCAAGGATGGGTGTTAATGGACCTTGGATTACTAAATCATATCTAGAGATGGTTCTGGAGAGGAAAG GGGTACCACGTCTGAATACACCACCATTGTCTAATGCACCTAATGCTGTTTTAGCCAGCAACCAAGAGAGGCTGTTCACAGCTCCAAAGCCACTTCGTGTTAGTTCAAACTCAGTTAACCGGCTAGAAGATTTATCCCAGCCTTGGACGCGTTCCCCCACGAAGTCCAAAATGGAACCTGTGTTAGCAACATGGCAATTTGTCTCGCCGGATCCAGCACTTGCTCATGGCTTTGTTATTG ATCCTACTTCTTCCAGGGATGCCATGCAACTTGCTCCCATGCCTGATTCATATGATTTAGACAGAGGATTACTTCTTTCTGTCCAAGCAATCCAG GCTTTGCTGGAAAACAAGGGTCTTCCAGTTATAGTAGGAATTG GAGGTCCGAGTGGATCTGGGAAAACAAGTTTGGCTCGTAAGATGGCAAATATTGTTGGTTGTGAAGTTGTTTCCCTTGAAAGCTATTACAAGTCTGAACATGTAAAGGACTTGAAGTATGATGATTTTAGCTCGCTTGATCTCGGTTTGCTTTCAAAG AATATCAGTGACATCAGAAATTGCCGAAGAACGAAAGTACCTGTCTTTGACCTTGAAACAGGCGCTCGTAGTGGTTTCAAGGAGCTTGAAGTTTCTGAAGAATGTGGAGTG GTCATCTTTGAAGGTGTTTATGCTTTGCACCCCGACATCAGAAAATCACTGGATTTGTGGATTGCTGTT GTTGGAGGTGTGCATTCACATCTTCTTTCTCGAGTTCAAAGAGACAAGAGTAGAGTTGGCTGCTTTATGTCCCAAAATGAAATTATGACAACAGTTTTTCCAATGTTCCAGCAGTACATTGAGCCACATCTTGTTCATGCACAT CTAAAAATCAGGAATGATTTTGATCCTGTGCTCTCCCCTGAGAGTTCATTGTTTGTGCTGAAAAGCAATAAACAG GTGGCATATCAAGacattttgagaattcttgatCCTACCAAGATATGTAGTTCCGTCCagaattttattgatatatacTTGAGGCTTCCTGGAATACCTGCCAATGGCCAGTTAACAGAGAGTGATTCCATTAGAGTCAGAATATGTGAAGGAAGGTTCGCATTGCTAATACGTGAG CCTATAAGAgaaggaaattatattattcagCCGAAAGTGGACTTCGATATCAGCATTAGTACTGTTGCAGGACTCCTTAATCTTGG GTATCAAGCAGTCGCGTATATTGAAGCTTCAGCTTATATCTACCAAGATGGAAAG ATTCTTATAGAGGTTGATCATCTACAAGATGTTCCTAGTCCTTACATACAGATTAAAGGGATCAATAAAGAGGTTGTGGCAGCCGCTGGCTCAACACTCAAACTAGATGGTTCATATACCACAAAG TTCTAG